A region from the uncultured Draconibacterium sp. genome encodes:
- a CDS encoding patatin-like phospholipase family protein — protein sequence MNKNVALVLSGGGARGMAHIGVIEELESRGYSIKAISGTSMGALVGGIYAAGKLKEFKQWAVSLERHDMFRMVDFSFGGNGLIKGEKVLGKIQEFVPDTLIEELPINYSATAVDLKRREEVVFKKGSLFNAIRASIAIPTVFTPITHNEAILVDGGVMNNLPISNVVRNDDDLLVAVHVNAAIPIPHQFKNKKDILEKESAYKKWMNEFYDFLHLHHPKEKKERLGFLSLIDQSLATGMLKLVDHAIEKGKPDVLINVSRDACGTYDFYKANELIEMGRYSAILELDKLKFNA from the coding sequence ATGAATAAAAACGTTGCACTCGTACTTTCAGGCGGAGGTGCCCGCGGAATGGCACACATTGGAGTTATTGAAGAGCTGGAATCACGCGGATACAGCATTAAAGCGATTTCAGGAACCTCAATGGGTGCGTTGGTTGGAGGAATATACGCTGCCGGAAAACTTAAAGAATTTAAACAGTGGGCGGTTTCGCTGGAACGGCACGATATGTTTCGAATGGTTGATTTCTCGTTTGGCGGAAATGGCCTGATTAAAGGAGAAAAAGTACTGGGTAAAATTCAGGAATTTGTCCCCGACACCCTGATTGAAGAGCTTCCAATCAACTACTCGGCCACTGCAGTAGATTTAAAACGGCGAGAGGAAGTGGTATTCAAAAAAGGGAGTTTGTTTAATGCTATTCGTGCATCTATTGCCATTCCCACCGTTTTTACACCAATAACTCATAATGAAGCTATTTTGGTGGATGGTGGGGTTATGAATAACCTGCCCATTTCAAACGTTGTGCGCAATGATGATGATTTGTTGGTTGCCGTTCATGTAAATGCAGCTATTCCCATTCCTCATCAGTTTAAAAATAAGAAAGATATACTTGAAAAAGAATCGGCTTACAAAAAATGGATGAATGAATTTTATGATTTCCTTCACCTTCATCATCCAAAGGAAAAAAAGGAACGGCTGGGTTTTTTATCGCTCATCGACCAATCGCTGGCAACAGGGATGTTAAAACTTGTCGATCATGCCATAGAAAAAGGGAAGCCTGATGTTCTAATTAATGTGTCGCGTGATGCCTGCGGAACGTATGATTTTTACAAAGCAAACGAACTGATTGAAATGGGACGTTATTCTGCCATTCTTGAACTGGATAAATTAAAATTTAATGCCTGA
- a CDS encoding TlpA disulfide reductase family protein, producing MRKLLFVILSVALFACSQQKGYKITVNLEGAEGKIILEQRAEGQWAGIDTADIVDGVAVLEGEVAFPDMYYLSVNGQRAKTIVFVENANMTVSGKADSIFAAEVTGSATHDEFNTINKEIQKISEEYMGLYQEARTAGAAGDTAKANELMEQVEALYKSTNTLQEDFVKNNPASYVTPFFLSRIQYEKDEAELEAMVAALDPKLDEVPAIIDLKAKIEQLKKVAIGQTAPDFTQNDQDGNPVKFSDVYSKNELTLLDFWASWCGPCRAENPNVVATYEQYKDQGFSVFGVSLDRDKDAWLKAIEDDGLTWDHVSDLAYWNNAAAKIYAVSSIPSSLLIDKNGKIVAKNKRGEELGQAVADFLNK from the coding sequence ATGAGAAAACTATTATTTGTTATTTTAAGTGTGGCCTTGTTCGCCTGTTCGCAGCAAAAAGGTTACAAAATTACTGTAAATCTGGAAGGTGCTGAAGGAAAAATTATATTGGAGCAACGTGCCGAGGGACAATGGGCCGGTATTGACACTGCTGATATTGTAGATGGTGTTGCTGTATTGGAAGGCGAAGTGGCATTTCCCGATATGTATTACCTTTCGGTTAACGGGCAACGGGCAAAAACCATCGTTTTTGTTGAAAATGCTAACATGACTGTAAGCGGAAAAGCCGATTCAATTTTTGCAGCAGAAGTTACAGGATCAGCAACTCACGATGAGTTTAATACCATAAACAAGGAAATTCAAAAAATTAGTGAAGAATACATGGGTTTATACCAGGAAGCCCGCACTGCAGGTGCAGCAGGCGATACCGCAAAAGCCAACGAATTAATGGAACAGGTTGAAGCCTTGTACAAAAGTACCAATACCTTGCAGGAAGACTTTGTGAAAAACAATCCGGCATCGTATGTTACGCCTTTCTTTTTAAGTCGTATTCAGTATGAAAAAGATGAGGCAGAACTGGAAGCTATGGTTGCTGCACTTGATCCAAAACTGGATGAAGTACCTGCAATTATCGATTTAAAAGCAAAGATTGAACAGCTTAAAAAGGTGGCAATAGGCCAAACAGCACCTGATTTTACACAAAACGATCAGGATGGTAATCCCGTGAAGTTTTCGGATGTATATTCGAAAAACGAATTAACCCTGCTCGATTTCTGGGCATCGTGGTGTGGACCATGCCGGGCAGAAAACCCAAATGTGGTAGCAACTTACGAACAGTATAAAGATCAGGGATTTAGTGTTTTTGGCGTGTCGCTCGATCGCGACAAAGATGCCTGGTTAAAGGCCATTGAAGACGATGGTTTAACCTGGGACCATGTTTCTGATTTGGCATACTGGAATAATGCTGCAGCAAAAATATATGCTGTAAGCTCTATTCCGTCAAGCCTGCTAATTGATAAGAATGGTAAAATTGTTGCAAAAAACAAAAGAGGCGAGGAGCTGGGACAAGCCGTTGCCGATTTTTTGAATAAGTAA